A single genomic interval of Malania oleifera isolate guangnan ecotype guangnan chromosome 13, ASM2987363v1, whole genome shotgun sequence harbors:
- the LOC131146331 gene encoding uncharacterized protein LOC131146331 codes for MGERRKTGANKKIEWPLIKPKANLQINRLKDTDLFTVQNFFTSPESKAFIKTAESIGFVHQGSLGPTKGEAYRDNDRISVNDPILADSIWESGLNKLFSDIKIRGKVAVGLNPNIRFYRYKVGQRFGRHIDESAALGEGKRTHYTLLIYLSGGSEPKTKNDPSSHLDSSSEPLVGGETVFYGSRNRVVAEVAPMEGMALLHIHGDKCMLHEARNVAKGVKYVFRSDVAFA; via the exons ATGGGGGAGAGAAGAAAAACAGGCGCAAACAAGAAGATAGAGTGGCCGCTCATCAAACCGAAGGCCAATCTCCAGATTAATCGCCTCAAAGACACCGATCTCTTCACT GTGCAGAATTTTTTCACATCTCCTGAATCAAAGGCATTCATTAAAACTGCAGAATCGATTGGTTTTGTCCACCAAGGTAGTCTGGGGCCAACAAAAGGAGAAGCTTATAGAGACAATGACCGAATTTCTGTGAATGATCCTATCCTAGCAGATTCAATATGGGAGTCAGGGCTTAACAAATTGTTTTCTGATATTAAAATTCGCGGAAAAGTTGCTGTTGGGTTGAATCCAAATATCAGATTCTACAG GTACAAGGTTGGTCAGCGCTTTGGAAGGCACATCGATGAAAGTGCTGCTCTTGGAGAGGGGAAACGCACTCATTATACATTGTTAATATATCTAAGTGGTGGTTCTGAGCCCAAAACTAAAAATGATCCGAGCAGCCACTTGGATTCTTCCTCAGAGCCTCTAGTTGGAGGGGAGACGGTTTTCTATGGTTCAAGAAACCGTGTTGTTGCAGag GTTGCTCCTATGGAAGGGATGGCTCTCCTTCACATTCACGGGGATAAGTGTATGTTACATGAAGCCCGGAATGTTGCTAAGGGTGTCAAGTATGTGTTTCGATCAGACGTAGCTTTTGCGTGA
- the LOC131146330 gene encoding peroxidase 66: MLYPRSHNMASCARKYFSFPAMFVLLISVSLSKAALDAHYYDQTCPQAEKIIAEAVRDASAHDSKVPPRILRMFFHDCFIRGCDASVLLDSSTGNQAEKDGPPNISVRSFYVIDNAKAKLEMACPGTVSCADILAIAARDVVAMSGGPNWNVLKGRKDGRVSKASDTITLPAPFFNVTQLIQSFAQRGLGVKDLVALSGGHTLGFSHCSSFEARLHKFSSAHDVNPSMDDEFAEELKKKCPKPNRDHGAGQFLDLTPATFDNGYYAGVVAGKGVFGSDQALFGDYRTKWIVESFAGDQGLFFREFAASMVRLGNVGVLEDGEVRLKCRAVN; the protein is encoded by the exons ATGCTTTATCCAAGATCTCACAATATGGCTAGCTGTGCACGAAAGTATTTCTCTTTCCCAGCCATGTTTGTTCTACTCATCTCAGTTTCACTGTCAAAAGCTGCACTTGATGCCCATTATTATGATCAAACTTGCCCACAAGCTGAGAAAATTATTGCAGAAGCAGTTCGAGATGCTTCGGCTCATGACTCCAAAGTCCCCCCTCGCATCCTTAGGATGTTTTTCCATGATTGTTTCATAAGA ggATGTGATGCATCGGTTTTGCTGGACTCCTCGACAGGAAACCAAGCAGAGAAAGATGGCCCTCCAAATATCTCAGTTCGATCATTCTACGTGATCGACAATGCCAAAGCTAAACTCGAAATGGCATGTCCTGGCACAGTTTCTTGTGCTGACATACTTGCCATTGCGGCAAGAGACGTAGTAGCTATG TCTGGAGGTCCAAACTGGAATGTGCTTAAAGGAAGGAAAGATGGGAGAGTGTCGAAAGCTTCAGACACCATCACCTTACCAGCTCCATTCTTCAATGTAACTCAGCTCATTCAGAGCTTTGCCCAGAGGGGTTTGGGAGTAAAGGACTTGGTTGCTCTCTCGGGTGGCCACACTCTGGGCTTTTCCCATTGCTCTTCCTTCGAAGCTCGTCTTCATAAATTTAGTTCAGCGCATGATGTCAACCCCAGCATGGACGATGAGTTTGCAGAAGAGCTAAAGAAGAAATGCCCAAAACCAAATAGAGATCACGGTGCTGGACAGTTCTTGGACTTGACACCGGCAACTTTTGACAATGGCTATTATGCTGGAGTAGTTGCAGGAAAAGGAGTCTTTGGATCGGATCAAGCACTCTTTGGAGACTACAGGACCAAATGGATTGTTGAGTCATTTGCCGGAGATCAGGGTTTGTTCTTCAGAGAGTTTGCAGCTTCAATGGTGAGGCTTGGAAATGTTGGGGTGCTAGAAGATGGAGAAGTCAGACTGAAATGCCGAGCAgtaaattga